From Erigeron canadensis isolate Cc75 chromosome 8, C_canadensis_v1, whole genome shotgun sequence, one genomic window encodes:
- the LOC122578503 gene encoding uncharacterized protein LOC122578503 → MSTSSVALQLVTKNLSDKSGFEVLPPPRKGVWKVKLVINTKQLEEILSEDGNTEALIEQMRAAAASSMKVMPRRSTSYWGIKLKPIFCNVTDKTVVDDRSSPKSVTPLLQQQ, encoded by the coding sequence ATGTCCACGAGTTCAGttgcattgcaacttgtgacaAAGAACTTATCAGACAAGTCAGGGTTTGAAGTATTGCCGCCACCTAGAAAGGGGGTCTGGAAAGTGAAACTAGTAATCAACACAAAACAGTTGGAGGAGATACTCTCAGAGGATGGGAACACTGAGGCGTTGATTGAACAGATGCGGGCGGCGGCGGCTAGCTCGATGAAAGTGATGCCACGGCGGAGTACTAGTTATTGGGGAATAAAATTGAAGCCGATTTTTTGCAATGTTACAGATAAAACGGTGGTTGATGACAGATCGTCACCAAAGTCAGTCACACCATTGTTGCAGCAGCAGTAG
- the LOC122579055 gene encoding RNA polymerase II transcriptional coactivator KELP — MDSELTNKIKEAVLEVLQNSDMESTTEFQVRQSASEKLGINLSEPERKKLVRNIVQTYLEEQQAKAEGKEKSEQDDEEEEEQSEDDNKKKGGKEYDDEGDLIICRLSDKRRVTLTEFRGKSLVSIREYYRKDGKELPSSKGISLTAEQWTTFSKNVPAIEKAIKKLEERMN; from the exons ATGGATTCAgaattaacaaataaaataaaagaagcaGTGTTGGAAGTCCTTCAAAATTCAGACATGGAATCCACCACTGAATTTCAAGTCAGACAATCAGCATCCGAAAAGCTCGGAATCAATTTATCTGAACCCGAACGGAAAAAGCTTGTACGGAATATCGTTCAGACGTACCTCGAAGAACAACAAGCTAAAGCTGAAGGTAAGgaaaaaagtgaacaagatgatgaagaagaagaagaacaaagTGAAGATGATAATAAGAAAAAAGGTGGCAAAGAATATGATGATGAAGGAGATCTTATTATTTGCAGA TTGTCGGATAAAAGAAGGGTGACGCTTACTGAATTTAGAGGGAAAAGTTTGGTGTCAATAAGGGAGTACTATAGAAAAGATGGCAAAGAGCTTCCTAGCTCTAAAG GTATCAGTTTGACTGCTGAGCAATGGACTACCTTCAGCAAGAATGTGCCTGCAATAGAGAAAGCTATCAAGAAATTGGAGGAAAGGATGAACTAA
- the LOC122611340 gene encoding uncharacterized protein LOC122611340, translating to MAATTLFSSPISHHNQYPISIQQFSSFGSNNNNKLLLLQPVTARSSLILIRASSSSPSTVDKQEKDDDDEQQESSSSDTFTQPINSIPLGGCKSCGKAEIERGCNGEGRIQGGIATVPGFGWWPIKAYRPCPGFIATGGRYRRQGQSMDEVAGFGTVPRTSPTTTTSVSATATGETESSEKKQGPRKFKR from the exons ATGGCAGCTACAACACTGTTTTCCAGCCCAATTTCACACCATAATCAGTACCCAATTTCTATCCAACAATTTTCCTCTTTTGGTtctaacaacaacaataaattattattattgcaacCAGTGACTGCGAGATCTTCGCTCATCCTAATCCGAGCTTCCTCTTCTTCACCTTCCACTGTcgataaacaagaaaaagatgacGATGATGAGCAACAAGAAAGCAGCTCATCTGACACCTTTACTCAACCAATCAATTCAATCCCTTTGGG GGGTTGCAAGTCATGTGGGAAAGCAGAGATAGAAAGAGGGTGCAATGGTGAAGGAAGGATTCAAGGTGGGATTGCGACAGTACCCGGTTTTGGTTGGTGGCCTATTAAAGCTTACAGGCCTTGCCCTGGTTTCATCGCCACTGGTGGTCGTTACCGGCGCCAAGGTCAGAGCATGGACGAGGTTGCTGGCTTTGGAACTGTCCCAAGGACTtcacccaccaccaccacctctgtTTCCGCCACGGCTACTGGAGAGACCGAGTCAAG CGAGAAGAAGCAAGGACCTAGGAAATTTAAGAGATAA
- the LOC122611339 gene encoding F-box protein SKIP8 isoform X2 → MAVTATARMMNGGNGQVAGVERDRERQQMIGASMMEQLVPEITTHALSYLDFPSLCRLSMTNSSMRKAANDDNAWKALYHKDFTLEQGSVIPANGWKAYYAATRAIMNTNQQFFDIIRERSLPDMGRFWLNADYVKCIHASGELFSGYSGVLGSWQLAFNWEQLNFQVRDVRSRVLPGIAWVTMKAHVGVDHGTMNMTNVFEFHNDQWLMVHHHSSLMLENGEGADQPPMLG, encoded by the exons ATGGCTGTAACGGCGACTGCGAGGATGATGAATGGTGGTAATGGACAAGTGGCGGGGGTGGAGAGGGATAGGGAACGGCAGCAAATGATCGGTGCGTCGATGATGGAACAGTTGGTTCCAGAGATCACGACACATGCTTTGAGTTATTTGGATTTCCCTAGTCTTTGTAGGTTGTCTATGACTAATTCTTCTATGAGGAAAGCTGCTAATGATGATAATGCTTGGAAGGCTCTTTATCATAAG GATTTTACACTGGAACAGGGTAGTGTGATTCCTGCTAATGGGTGGAAGGCCTACTATGCAGCTACCAGAGCAATTATGAATACCAATCAGCAGTTTTTTGACATCATTAGGGAAAGATCTCTTCCAGATATGGGTCGGTTTTGGCTTAATGCAGATTATGTTAAATGTATCCATGCCTCAGGGGAGCTCTTCAGTGG GTATAGCGGGGTCTTGGGGAGCTGGCAATTGGCTTTTAACTGGGAGCAACTGAATTTCCAGGTTCGGGATGTAAGGTCACGGGTATTGCCCGGGATAGCTTGGGTGACAATGAAAGCCCATGTTGGAGTGGACCATGGCACTATGAACATGACAAATGTGTTTGAGTTCCACAATGATCAGTGGTTGATGGTTCACCACCATAGCTCCCTGATGCTTGAAAATGGTGAAGGGGCTGATCAACCTCCAATGCTTGGGTGA
- the LOC122611339 gene encoding F-box protein SKIP8 isoform X1: protein MESDFPFVSLILALIVTLICCLFSLFPFRFTKKNIDKIRACNCACVNCKGIVGSSCCESMAVTATARMMNGGNGQVAGVERDRERQQMIGASMMEQLVPEITTHALSYLDFPSLCRLSMTNSSMRKAANDDNAWKALYHKDFTLEQGSVIPANGWKAYYAATRAIMNTNQQFFDIIRERSLPDMGRFWLNADYVKCIHASGELFSGYSGVLGSWQLAFNWEQLNFQVRDVRSRVLPGIAWVTMKAHVGVDHGTMNMTNVFEFHNDQWLMVHHHSSLMLENGEGADQPPMLG, encoded by the exons ATGGAGAGCGATTTCCCTTTCGTATCTCTAATTCTAGCCCTAATCGTAACCCTGATTTGTTGCTTATTTTCTCTCTTTCCTTTTAGATTCACCAAAAAGAATATAGATAAAATTAGGGCTTGTAATTGTGCCTGTGTTAATTGTAAAGGAATTGTTGGAAGTAGTTGTTGTGAGTCCATGGCTGTAACGGCGACTGCGAGGATGATGAATGGTGGTAATGGACAAGTGGCGGGGGTGGAGAGGGATAGGGAACGGCAGCAAATGATCGGTGCGTCGATGATGGAACAGTTGGTTCCAGAGATCACGACACATGCTTTGAGTTATTTGGATTTCCCTAGTCTTTGTAGGTTGTCTATGACTAATTCTTCTATGAGGAAAGCTGCTAATGATGATAATGCTTGGAAGGCTCTTTATCATAAG GATTTTACACTGGAACAGGGTAGTGTGATTCCTGCTAATGGGTGGAAGGCCTACTATGCAGCTACCAGAGCAATTATGAATACCAATCAGCAGTTTTTTGACATCATTAGGGAAAGATCTCTTCCAGATATGGGTCGGTTTTGGCTTAATGCAGATTATGTTAAATGTATCCATGCCTCAGGGGAGCTCTTCAGTGG GTATAGCGGGGTCTTGGGGAGCTGGCAATTGGCTTTTAACTGGGAGCAACTGAATTTCCAGGTTCGGGATGTAAGGTCACGGGTATTGCCCGGGATAGCTTGGGTGACAATGAAAGCCCATGTTGGAGTGGACCATGGCACTATGAACATGACAAATGTGTTTGAGTTCCACAATGATCAGTGGTTGATGGTTCACCACCATAGCTCCCTGATGCTTGAAAATGGTGAAGGGGCTGATCAACCTCCAATGCTTGGGTGA
- the LOC122579384 gene encoding SUN domain-containing protein 5 gives MILRFPFLTLLFFFLGCFQNAIASNQQGNVDEHNSNVTDTTNATYPYIEEQDQSHTGRVLVEFNLSGNLNGVVNSCVDTEKNHIQGTSPVEEVVSRILGYSALVCDPEVQDSYVEKKQDDIQNGRTHLAYLNLDEFRNITKQDNGSSSTPSAAATGIPNITHRLEPDGTHYNYASASKGAKVVAHNKEANGASNILGLDHDKYLRNPCSVVDKYVIIELAEETLVDAVKIANFEHHSSNFKQFSLSGSLVFPAETWYPLGTFVAVNVKHHQYFKLPEPKWARYMKLNLVSHYGSEFYCTLNLFEVYGVDAIERMLEDLIVTSEESKNVSLTQSPASSQTTGSKNGNMEGEKANVPDAASKKKEGVDDGKRVDDDLVKLPDTVTKIPDLVTKGNGRIHGDAVLKILMQKVRLLEKNLSLLENYIKEFNKRQSDLIPQLDVELVKYSALVEKARLEIKDLLLWKATMEKEVADLESWKAFVSSHLESIVKDNAMLRQAIEKVARDQENLDKAELTVLTVSVSFGIAVILKIVADRIFKSRYNRARRENTNWKLLLVTCVVTAIVVLNFY, from the exons atgATCTTAAGGTTCCCGTTTCTCACcttattattctttttcttaGGCTGCTTCCAAAATGCCATTGCCAGCAACCAACAAG GGAATGTAGATGAACATAATAGTAATGTCACTGATACTACTAATGCTACATATCCGTATATCGAAGAACAAGATCAAAGTCATACAGGTAGGGTGCTTGTGGAGTTCAATCTATCGGGGAACTTGAATGGTGTTGTAAATAGCTGTGTAGATACTGAAAAGAATCATATTCAGGGAACAAGTCCGGTTGAAGAAGTAGTTTCAAGGATTTTAGGTTACTCTGCATTAGTTTGTGATCCCGAAGTTCAAGATAGTTACGTAGAAAAGAAACAGGACGATATACAAAATGGGAGGACCCATCTCGCCTATCTTAATCTTGACGAGTTTAGAAACATTACAAAGCAAGATAACGGGTCAAGCAGCACACCAAGTGCTGCAGCAACCGGAATACCAAATATTACCCACCGGCTCGAGCCTGATGGAACTCATTATAACTACGCCTCTGCGTCCAAGGGTGCAAAAGTTGTGGCGCATAATAAGGAAGCAAATGGAGCAAGCAATATATTGGGTTTAGATCACGATAAGTATTTAAGAAACCCATGTTCTGTTGTGGATAAATATGTCATCATTGAGCTTGCAGAGGAGACTTTAGTTGATGCTGTAAAAATTGCAAATTTTGAACACCATTCTTCTAATTTTAAGCAGTTTTCATTGTCTGGAAGCTTGGTGTTCCCAGCTGAAACATGGTACCCTCTTGGAACTTTTGTTGCTGTAAACGTTAAACACCATCAATACTTCAAGCTCCCTGAACCCAAATGGGCGAGATACATGAAGTTGAATTTAGTTAGTCATTACGGGTCGGAGTTTTACTGCACGTTAAATCTTTTTGAAGTATATGGTGTGGATGCAATTGAGAGGATGCTTGAAGATCTTATTGTGACTTCAGAAGAATCAAAAAACGTTAGTTTAACCCAATCTCCTGCTTCATCACAAACTACAGGCTCAAAAAATGGAAATATGGAAGGTGAAAAAGCAAATGTGCCTGATGCTGCTAGTAAAAAGAAGGAAGGTGTTGATGATGGAAAAAGGgttgatgatgatctggtaAAGTTACCCGATACTGTGACAAAAATTCCCGACCTTGTAACAAAAGGTAATGGAAGAATACATGGTGATGCTGTTTTAAAGATTCTGATGCAAAAGGTCAGATTACTCGAAAAGAACTTATCTTTGCTGGAAAATTATATTAAAGAGTTCAATAAGAGACAATCAGATCTTATTCCTCAACTAGATGTTGAGCTTGTTAAGTATTCAGCGCTTGTGGAGAAAGCCCGATTGGAAATTAAGGATCTTTTGTTATGGAAGGCGACCATG GAAAAAGAAGTTGCTGACTTGGAGTCGTGGAAGGCTTTTGTGTCATCCCATCTGGAGTCAATTGTTAAAGACAATGCCATGCTCAG GCAAGCTATTGAGAAGGTTGCAAGGGATCAAGAAAACCTGGACAAGGCTGAGCTCACTGTGTTGACTGTGAGTGTATCTTTTGGCATTGCTGTCATCTTGAAGATTGTTGCAGATCGAATCTTTAAATCTCGTTATAACAGAGCACGCAGGGAGAATACTAATTGGAAGCTACTACTCGTTACCTGTGTTGTCACTGCAATTGTGGTTTTGAACTTTTATTAA
- the LOC122579633 gene encoding mitochondrial import inner membrane translocase subunit Tim13 produces MDFSSPPSSSPSSKVSPEDLMDQIKASLAQAYAEEFLETVRGKCFDKCITKPSSSLSGGESSCISRCVDRYIEATGIISKSLFNAHR; encoded by the exons ATGGATTTCTCATCGCCGCCGAGTTCATCTCCGTCATCAAAGGTCTCCCCTGAAGACTTAATGGATCAGATTAAGGCTTCACTTGCCCAAGCCTACGCTGAAGAATTCCTCGag ACAGTGAGGGGGAAGTGCTTCGACAAGTGCATCACTAAACCAAGCAGCAGTTTGAGTGGGGGAGAGAGCAGTTGCATCTCCAGGTGTGTGGATCGCTATATAGAGGCTACTGGTATCATTAGCAAGTCGCTTTTCAATGCGCACCGATAG
- the LOC122609951 gene encoding calcineurin B-like protein 7: MKNMTIKECCCFLKKLRNPSRIIHYALLASETSFSINEIEALYDLFERLSYAIIEDGRIHKEEFRLALFSNSTMQNLFADRMFDSFDIKKNGVIEFDEFVRSLNIFHPDTPDSAKIEFMFRLYDLKQTGFIERDELKEMVLALLSEMDAELSEDAVEAILDKTILDADLNGDGKIDLEEWKVLISKYPSILKNMTLPLLREITQAFPNFVLNTQVRELEVIT; encoded by the exons ATGAAAAACATGACAATAAAAGAATGCTGTTGTTTCTTGAAGAAACTTAGAAACCCAAGTCGAATTATCCACTACGCTCTTCTTGCTTCTGAGACGTCAT TTTCCATCAATGAAATAGAGGCACTATATGATCTTTTTGAGAGACTAAGTTATGCTATCATTGAAGATGGCCGTATTCATAAG GAAGAGTTCCGGCTTGCTCTTTTCAGTAATAGCACTATGCAGAATCTGTTTGCAGATAGA ATGTTTGACTCATTTGACATCAAGAAAAACGGAGTTAttgaatttgatgaatttgttCGTTCTCTAAACATCTTCCATCCTGATACTCCTGATTCTGCTAAAATTGAGT TCATGTTTcgattgtatgacttgaagcaAACTGGATTCATCGAACGAGATGAG ttgaAGGAGATGGTTTTGGCTCTCTTGAGTGAAATGGATGCTGAGTTATCAGAAGATGCAGTTGAAGCTATCTTGGATAAG ACCATTTTGGATGCAGATCTAAATGGGGATGGAAAGATTGATTTAGAAGAGTGGAAGGTATTAATCTCAAAGTATCCATCCATTCTGAAGAACATGACTCTTCCACTTCTTAG GGAAATCACTCAAGCATTCCCAAACTTTGTGTTGAATACTCAAGTCCGAGAGCTAGAAGTAATAACATAA
- the LOC122609952 gene encoding photosystem I reaction center subunit II, chloroplastic-like: MAMATQASLFTPTLSNQTSLWKQATTFTGVKHLNLTTRTFTIKAAAAAEGTPAAAPPAAKEAPAGFTPPELDPNTPSPIFAGSTGGLLRKAQVEEFYVITWESPKEQIFEMPTGGAAIMREGPNLLKLARKEQCLALGTRLRSKYKIKYQFYRVFPNGEVQYLHPKDGVYPEKVNAGRQGVGQNMRSIGKNVSPIEVKFTGKQPYDI, from the coding sequence ATGGCAATGGCAACTCAAGCTTCCCTCTTCACCCCAACACTTTCAAACCAAACTTCCTTATGGAAACAAGCCACCACCTTCACAGGTGTCAAACATCTCAACCTGACCACCAGGACCTTCACCATCAAAGCAGCTGCAGCAGCTGAAGGCACCCCTGCTGCTGCACCACCTGCAGCTAAAGAAGCACCAGCTGGTTTCACCCCACCTGAACTTGACCCAAACACCCCTTCACCCATCTTTGCAGGCAGCACAGGTGGGCTCCTTCGTAAAGCACAAGTTGAAGAATTCTATGTTATCACATGGGAATCTCCAAAAGAACAAATCTTTGAGATGCCAACTGGTGGTGCTGCCATCATGAGGGAAGGACCAAACTTGTTGAAGTTAGCCAGGAAAGAACAATGTTTGGCTTTAGGGACAAGATTGAGGTCCAAGTACAAGATCAAGTATCAGTTTTATAGGGTGTTTCCTAATGGTGAAGTTCAGTATTTGCATCCTAAAGATGGTGTCTACCCTGAAAAAGTCAACGCTGGTCGTCAAGGTGTTGGTCAAAACATGAGGTCCATTGGAAAGAATGTTAGTCCCATTGAAGTTAAGTTCACAGGGAAACAACcttatgatatatga
- the LOC122578971 gene encoding GDSL esterase/lipase At4g10955-like: MASERDIFQLSGPLHLTTVDWTDVDHRRSVAASMVQGVYIMQRDRQENRQGPDALAPFWWNFFNFDLHCQLIDDADSSIFGAVFKFKADLLSNYNTLSKNSAPSYIIAFRGTVTKGDAFSRDLQLDLHFVKNVLHQSSRFEIAMQAVRNMVASGDTNIWLTGHSLGAAMAMLAGKNMVKNGVSLECHLFNPPFVAAPIEHIKNKKVKHGLRIAGSFVTAGLAVAVKMKNNHQQRNISQNNLFLDLAAWVPSLYVNPRDHICSEYIGYFGHRVKMGSIGAGGVERLAAQHSIAGLFMDAIGKESHEPLHLLPSANLTVNLSRARDLREAHGIHQWWKRDQQLESRTYR; this comes from the exons atggCTTCAGAAAGGGATATTTTTCAGCTTTCAGGACCCTTACACTTGACTACTGTTGACTG GACTGATGTGGATCATCGAAGGTCAGTTGCGGCATCGATGGTTCAAGGTGTATACATCATGCAACGTGACCGGCAAGAAAACCGTCAAGGGCCAGATGCACTTGCTCCTTTTTGGTGGAATTTTTTCAATTTCGACTTGCATTGTCAACTCATTGATGATGCGGACTCGTCCATCTTTGGTGCCGTCTTCAAATTTAAAGCCGACCTGTTATcaaactataataccctttcaaAAAATTCGGCCCCTTCTTATATCATTGCTTTCAGGGGCACGGTAACTAAAGGTGATGCATTCTCTAGAGACTTGCAGTTAGATTTGcattttgtcaaaaatgtatTGCATCAATCTTCAAGATTTGAGATCGCGATGCAAGCTGTGAGAAACATGGTTGCTTCTGGTGATACGAATATCTGGTTAACGGGTCATTCCCTTGGAGCGGCAATGGCTATGCTTGCAGGAAAGAACATGGTCAAAAATGGGGTTTCTCTGGAATGTCATCTTTTCAATCCGCCATTTGTTGCTGCCCCTATCGAGCATATTAAGAACAAGAAAGTCAAACATGGTCTCAGAATCGCTGGCAGTTTTGTGACAGCAGGACTTGCTGTTGctgtgaaaatgaaaaacaatcaTCAACAACGAAACATTTCACAAAATAATTTGTTTCTTGATTTGGCAGCATGGGTGCCTAGTTTATATGTGAATCCACGTGATCATATATGTTCAGAGTATATCGGGTATTTTGGGCATCGAGTAAAGATGGGAAGCATAGGAGCCGGAGGAGTCGAACGTTTGGCAGCACAACATTCCATTGCTGGTCTGTTCATGGATGCAATTGGGAAGGAATCACATGAACCACTGCACCTCCTTCCATCAGCTAATTTGACTGTGAATTTGTCTCGTGCTCGTGATTTAAGGGAAGCTCATGGCATTCACCAGTGGTGGAAACGAGATCAACAGCTGGAATCCAGAACCTACAGATGA
- the LOC122580210 gene encoding origin of replication complex subunit 4 produces MDKKSVEEALILLRKRISNPNFIFSLFSDSPDSNYSKLKFIVSSSITEACNNSLLLLGPRGCGKIAVLDLVLEDLLKEFPEMISVIKLNGLLHCDDNCAVKEIARQLCIEHELMFSKMASFDDNSQFMIAMLRECGLAHKTVIFVLDEFDLFAQGKQRLLYSLLDAMQSVSSQAVVIGVSCRLDADQLLEKRVRSRFSHRKLLFLPPQKDDIQRLLKYILLLPTDSSLPFDYVTDFNARISNILADKRFIEVIDKLSDCDSTFSNFLRFLFSAVSFIDLKSGFITLENFKSALSTIQRQPKLDCLKDCSILELYIMVCMKRLEVKEQESYNFNSVMKEYKTVHDSFQTSDNYSRSVCLRAFQHLLERQLIEYADRGHNQSIEFRSVKLLISPSELHQGLKSNRSCPAILLKLMES; encoded by the exons ATGGATAAAAAGTCAGTAGAAGAAGCCCTGATACTCCTTCGCAAAAGAATCTCTAACCCTAATTTCATTTTCTCCCTTTTTTCCGATTCTCCCGATAGCAACTACAG cAAGCTGAAGTTTATAGTATCAAGTTCGATAACTGAGGCATGTAACAATTCATTACTTCTTTTGGGGCCTCGTGGTTGCGGTAAAATCGCG GTTTTGGATCTTGTTCTAGAAGATTTGCTTAAAGAATTTCCTGAAATGATCTCAgtg ATCAAACTGAATGGGCTTTTACATTGTGATGATAATTGTGCTGTAAAG GAAATCGCTAGACAACTATGTATTGAGCATGAGCTGATGTTTTCTAAAATG GCATCATTTGATGATAATTCTCAGTTCATGATAGCCATGTTACG TGAATGTGGATTAGCACACAAGACAGTGATTTTTGTGTTGGATGAATTTGACCTTTTTGCTCAG GGTAAGCAGAGATTACTCTACAGCTTGTTGGATGCAATGCAATCTGTATCATCACAGGCTGTTGTAATTGGTGTCAGTTGTCGTTTG GATGCTGATCAGCTGTTGGAAAAAAGAGTAAGATCTCGGTTCTCACATCGGAAGTTATTGTTCCTTCCTCCCCAAAAGGATGATATACAGAG ACTGTTGAAATACATTTTGCTGTTACCAACAGATTCAAGTCTTCCTTTTGACTATGTAACAGATTTTAATGCAAGAATTTCA AACATATTAGCAGATAAAAGATTCATTGAAGTCATCGATAAATTATCAGATTGTGACTCCACCTTTAGTAATTTTTTGAGATTTCT GTTTTCTGCTGTAAGTTTCATTGATTTAAAGTCTGGTTTTATCACGCTCGAGAACTTCAAATCTGCACTCTCAACCATCCAACGCCAGCCTAAGTTGGATTGCCTAAAAG ATTGCTCAATTCTGGAACTCTATATCATGGTTTGCATGAAGAGGCTAGAAGTCAAAGAACAGGAGTCGTATAATTTTAACTCTGTAATGAAAG AGTACAAAACCGTACATGATTCGTTCCAGACATCTGATAACTATTCACGTAGTGTATGCTTAcgg GCCTTTCAGCACCTTCTTGAACGTCAGTTAATTGAGTATGCAGATAGAGGACACAATCAGTCTATTGAGTTTCGTTCAGTTAAGCTGCTAATTTCACCATCTGAGTTACATCAAGGGTTGAAATCCAATCGCTCATGTCCA GCCATTCTTCTGAAACTAATGGAATCATGA